The Chryseolinea soli genome contains a region encoding:
- a CDS encoding peptidase domain-containing ABC transporter, with protein sequence MTNDRIVRILREAALVLKHDFDATSLRFIEVNNRRYALSDFAEFKRDLLEAGSKIRMLFLEYTLEWDTFHAFAKQEDSPLLLFQKKGDALEPFLLSPVIRNERHGIEIREHETVEQQFNSEERSWLTNDQGQIIFFVVVAYQNLVSEYEFDQSAKGEYLSPLRRLLRLLATERRDIFYILFYAIIIGLTSLILPLGIQSTIELISGGVVFSSVYILIAVVIVGVLIAGGLQIMQISFVEYLQQRIFTKAALEFTFRIPRIKIESILNNYAPELVNRFFDILTIQKGLPKLLIDLSSGTIQILFGLALLSLYHPFFVFFSLILVATLVIIFYLTGPKGLHSSIQESKYKYKVAQWLEELARALNSFKLAGTTDLPIKKTDYNVNNYLKYRKIHFKTLLIQFSFILLFKAAVTGGLLIMGTVLVINREITLGQFVASEVIIILILSAVEKIIMYMDVVYDLLTAVDKIAHVTDLPLEKVGGIDFPKGSWQAGYAITTKDLRYKYPDTKDYILQGVNLDIKAGERVCITGGGGSGKTTLTNILAGMHPSFEGIVTINNYSIRDLDLAHLRDKIAKNISPEDIFDGTIYENITIGKPMESVEDAIQALQKVGLSDQINALPEGLSTPLLSAGKGLSSSMIQKLILARCLAKKPGLLILNDFFSGLKKDTKLALVNAAISSANPWTLIAVSNDPIVMAACDRIIVLNKGIVSTQGAFEDLVKQGALNTYIY encoded by the coding sequence ATGACTAACGACCGAATAGTTCGCATTTTACGGGAGGCTGCTCTGGTTCTAAAGCACGACTTTGATGCCACCAGTTTGCGCTTCATCGAGGTAAACAATCGTCGCTATGCCCTGTCCGATTTCGCCGAGTTCAAACGCGACCTGCTTGAGGCCGGAAGTAAAATCCGGATGCTATTTCTGGAGTATACTCTGGAATGGGACACCTTTCATGCTTTTGCTAAACAAGAAGACAGCCCATTGCTTCTTTTTCAAAAAAAAGGCGATGCCCTGGAGCCGTTCCTCCTTAGCCCAGTGATACGCAATGAACGGCATGGAATTGAAATTCGGGAACATGAGACGGTTGAGCAACAATTTAACTCGGAAGAGCGTTCTTGGCTTACCAACGATCAAGGCCAAATAATTTTCTTCGTGGTCGTCGCCTACCAGAATCTGGTCAGCGAATACGAATTTGACCAGTCTGCCAAAGGGGAATATCTCTCCCCACTCCGTAGGCTGCTCCGCTTGCTGGCAACGGAGCGGAGGGACATATTTTATATCTTATTCTATGCAATTATTATCGGCTTGACAAGCTTGATACTGCCCTTAGGCATTCAATCGACCATTGAACTGATCTCCGGAGGTGTCGTTTTTAGTTCTGTTTATATCCTTATCGCCGTCGTCATCGTGGGGGTACTTATCGCCGGTGGACTTCAAATCATGCAGATCAGTTTCGTGGAATACCTGCAGCAGCGAATCTTTACCAAGGCCGCCCTGGAGTTTACCTTCCGCATTCCACGGATAAAAATCGAGTCAATTCTAAACAATTATGCGCCCGAGCTCGTCAACCGGTTCTTTGACATACTTACCATACAGAAGGGCCTACCAAAACTTCTTATCGATCTCTCTTCAGGCACCATTCAGATTTTATTCGGCCTGGCGTTGCTTTCTCTTTACCACCCATTCTTTGTTTTTTTTAGCCTAATTCTGGTGGCGACATTAGTCATTATTTTTTACCTAACCGGTCCCAAAGGCCTGCACTCGTCGATCCAAGAGTCAAAGTACAAATACAAAGTGGCGCAATGGCTCGAAGAACTCGCACGGGCGCTTAACTCTTTCAAGCTCGCTGGAACGACGGACCTTCCCATTAAGAAAACAGATTACAACGTTAATAATTACCTGAAGTACCGGAAGATTCATTTTAAGACCCTGCTCATTCAATTCTCCTTTATCCTCCTTTTCAAAGCCGCCGTCACCGGAGGCCTACTCATTATGGGTACGGTTCTGGTTATCAACCGCGAAATAACACTTGGACAATTCGTTGCTTCTGAAGTCATCATTATTCTTATTCTCAGTGCCGTTGAGAAGATTATCATGTACATGGACGTCGTCTATGACCTTCTTACGGCAGTGGATAAAATAGCGCATGTAACAGATTTGCCACTCGAAAAAGTAGGGGGGATCGATTTCCCAAAGGGATCTTGGCAGGCCGGATATGCAATTACCACAAAAGACTTACGCTATAAGTATCCCGATACAAAGGACTACATTCTTCAAGGCGTGAACCTAGATATAAAAGCCGGTGAACGTGTTTGCATTACCGGGGGGGGCGGGTCTGGAAAAACAACGTTAACCAACATTCTAGCCGGTATGCATCCTAGCTTTGAAGGAATTGTGACCATCAACAACTACTCCATCCGTGATCTTGACCTGGCACATTTGCGCGACAAGATTGCCAAGAATATTTCGCCGGAAGACATCTTTGACGGAACGATCTACGAAAACATTACCATAGGCAAGCCAATGGAAAGCGTTGAAGATGCTATCCAGGCACTCCAGAAAGTAGGCCTTTCCGATCAAATCAATGCTCTACCTGAGGGCCTCAGCACCCCGCTGCTCAGCGCAGGCAAAGGCCTGTCCTCTTCCATGATTCAAAAATTGATACTGGCCCGCTGCCTGGCGAAAAAACCTGGACTTCTTATTCTCAATGACTTTTTCAGCGGTCTAAAAAAAGATACGAAACTGGCCTTAGTGAATGCAGCCATATCCAGCGCTAATCCCTGGACGCTCATCGCCGTGTCTAATGACCCTATCGTAATGGCTGCCTGCGACCGCATCATTGTACTTAACAAAGGAATTGTCTCTACGCAAGGAGCCTTTGAAGATTTAGTCAAACAAGGTGCCCTCAATACCTACATCTATTAA
- a CDS encoding TolC family protein, which translates to MSRMHDCLFIVFLVLSLLYAHPGRTQSAMDSIFALSDTSRTLPLDQFYKIILKNHPVVKQAELLDEVAQQELRLARGSFDPKVVSSLDHKEFEDKTYYSKLDAYLTFPTWFPVNPKVGYTRATGQLVNNEDIISGGEQFYAGVAIPLGKGLLTDERRTAVRQAEIFNSITTAEQVKIINKILLEAAKDYWQWYYAYYQYKLSSQSVGIAEEIFSRIKLNMQQGEAAVIDTIQARIALQSRRVESQEAWVVFQNMGITISNYVWSEQGDALQVGLNIAPIMTHDDQAFLNQELLQDLVIKAKENHPELVKLSLKLNQLELERALAREFLKPQLDINYSLLSQPSAPHRVNPLNDYKIGLDFFFPIFLRKERSKVALTKLKIDNTQYQQRQSEREIINEINTTFNQLQNTLAVMKQQQEIVELYDRLLKSELLNLENGESDLFKINIQQEKLLLAQSKLLKLMADLQKQKASLYWSAGIKNLNSAID; encoded by the coding sequence ATGTCGCGAATGCACGATTGCTTGTTCATTGTATTTTTGGTTTTAAGCTTGCTGTATGCCCATCCCGGCCGAACACAGTCGGCAATGGATTCTATCTTCGCCCTAAGTGATACTTCCCGTACGCTTCCCCTCGATCAATTTTATAAGATCATCTTGAAAAACCACCCGGTCGTTAAGCAAGCCGAACTGTTAGATGAAGTTGCACAGCAGGAACTCCGACTCGCTCGAGGAAGTTTTGATCCTAAAGTAGTATCGAGCCTCGACCACAAAGAATTTGAGGATAAAACCTACTATAGCAAACTTGATGCATACCTGACCTTCCCGACTTGGTTTCCCGTAAACCCAAAGGTGGGCTACACGCGGGCTACCGGCCAACTTGTAAATAATGAAGATATCATCTCCGGCGGAGAACAATTCTACGCAGGCGTCGCCATTCCCCTTGGTAAAGGACTTCTTACAGACGAACGGAGGACGGCGGTAAGGCAAGCGGAGATTTTCAATAGTATCACTACTGCAGAACAAGTCAAAATTATAAATAAAATCTTGCTGGAGGCTGCCAAAGATTATTGGCAATGGTATTACGCCTATTACCAATACAAGCTTTCGAGCCAGTCTGTTGGCATTGCCGAAGAAATTTTCTCGCGCATCAAGCTAAACATGCAGCAAGGTGAAGCGGCCGTGATCGATACCATTCAGGCGAGAATAGCGCTCCAATCCAGGCGGGTGGAGAGTCAAGAAGCTTGGGTGGTATTTCAAAACATGGGTATAACGATATCAAACTACGTATGGAGTGAGCAGGGCGATGCTTTACAGGTAGGTTTGAATATTGCCCCCATCATGACCCACGACGATCAGGCGTTCCTTAACCAAGAGCTACTCCAAGATCTGGTGATCAAAGCCAAAGAAAATCATCCTGAGCTAGTGAAGCTCTCTCTTAAACTTAACCAACTGGAATTGGAAAGAGCGCTGGCACGAGAATTCTTAAAACCACAATTGGACATCAACTATTCTCTTCTCAGCCAACCGTCTGCACCTCATCGTGTGAACCCATTGAATGATTACAAAATTGGGCTTGATTTTTTCTTTCCGATATTCTTGCGCAAGGAACGTTCGAAAGTTGCCCTTACTAAATTAAAAATTGACAATACACAATATCAACAGCGACAGTCAGAGCGCGAAATTATCAATGAGATAAATACCACATTCAACCAACTTCAAAATACACTCGCAGTCATGAAACAACAACAAGAAATTGTTGAACTCTATGACCGTCTGTTGAAATCTGAACTTTTAAATCTTGAAAACGGCGAAAGTGACTTGTTCAAAATCAACATTCAACAAGAAAAGCTCCTGCTCGCCCAGTCGAAGCTTTTAAAATTGATGGCAGATTTACAGAAACAAAAAGCATCGCTGTACTGGTCTGCCGGGATTAAGAACTTGAATTCAGCAATAGACTAA
- a CDS encoding T9SS type A sorting domain-containing protein — translation MTIPLGQAAGAGYQVRVTSTNPTLTSSSSAAFTITALGISAPTVTGSPFCAGTTFNIANNLANACNFGVGNTFTVQLSNSAGSFAAPTTIGSTASVTAGNISVTLPIGATAGAGYLIRVVSSNPVVTGTNSAAFTIRDLGLNAPTVTGSPFCLGGTYSITNNLSNSCTFGAGNIFNVELSDGSGGFAAPTVIGTSSSTSGGAIGVTIPTGTTPAAGYRMRVTSTNPVLTSANNGANLTVSAYGLNVPTFAGTAFCPNQAVTVNYTVLNSCGLPNTPSANVFTAQLSNSFGSFASPTAIGTATSNTSGSISATIPVGAIPGNGYRIRVVSSNPGPGLISADNGTNLTVNAINLTAPTFAATTFCSGATFTLSYTFVSGCDFIAGNTFTAQLSDASGSFASPTTIGTSSATAPGSFSVTIPTTTASGSSYRIRVVASNPAVTSPDNGTNLTINAFGINAPTFAATSFCQGQPFTISYTIQNACAFPNTPSNNVFTAQLSDPLGSFAAPTTLGTVTATGPGTIAATIPGGTVAGTAYRIRVVSSNPGTGVIGANNGVDLTINASAGNPNVFGTTAWNAYAYSGTAFPITNNTYLGTYTETNLSFDSRNRWVNTAGPGAADASSGSGYAGCPVGATSYSVSFKRTNFTCGYYQIDIPAHDDDVRLFINGSLVFSHIAGCCDSHTNAWTGFLNASSTIEFQFLNGSGPGYLQVAFSATANPLTISPNIVQCSAPVTPATLSVSAPIALTYAWTPTTGLTPASGLGANVQAAPTTTTTYTATGTDAATGCSVAKTVTVTVSNATPTLTLTSVPATICSGLVTSTLSVSGASTYTWSPSAGLSATTGNVVTANPPSTTTYTAVGNNGCAAPAGSASAITTVTVQNVPGSPSPTTFGNGTWNVFSHNNTTLNDYYGYYTENNLSFNTATRWAGASGPSVANAASGLAYQGCATGTTNYSMSFRRTNFACGYYQIDIPYQDDYLTLLIDGVQVFQRNAFTSTLQSNVWTGFLGPTSTVEFQLINLGGSGALQVSFVASSSRPQSLNTDIVICAGTGAALSATSAIAGATYSWSASPSATISFTPAATGSSPTIQTTGATPGGNYTVTNTLTDAAKTGCSTSKTFTMTVDPLPNTTVAPTSGTVSCPTSGITLTASGAASYIWSPAAGLSATTGFSVVATPNVTTTYTVQGSNNCATNSATSTITVIPLASVSTFPTGTWNVYGFNSTTIGTSYQGYYTENGSGVTGLSFDTRTRWTSGAAPSTANTTNGAAWLGCTMNATNISLSFKRTGFTCGVYQLDVPAHDDDFFLFINGVQVAQHVGCCDAHTNVWTGSLNANSTVEWQMKQITAGSFLQVAFSLVAQTAGTSVWLGGTSNDWFTASNWCNGVPTSATDVLILAAGPQNMPVIAGSGAVARNVTISPAIAAGTYNNAIAASTLTTNAFNLDVYGNWNNGGTFAANTGTVSFVGTNSGNTVATTNPQTFNNLVINKNNGITFSSGTNQVRGDMNFTNGIVTQNATLQVLNGGTVSGASNSSFVNGSMTKVGTNAFTFPIGKGALYRPIAISAPAVATDAYTAQYFNTTPNGAYPNAQRAVTLDHVSNAEYWMLSRTAGTSNVNVTLRWASNSGGVGNLSSLRVAAWNGSLWTDEGSGGTTGTTTAGTVVNAAPSIVYGPFTFGTTDNGNALPVELASFDCGLNAEGIVELKWTTASERESDYFDVERTVDAKSFDAIGRVEASGNSNVKVKYTYLDLTAHGGMFYYRLKQVDFDRKATYHSLCAVKASRKKDDFSLFPNPAYGSTSIDLNGSICNSLAVVNSLGQKIDVVYAVVNGQVNISTSTLARGVYVIDLFIDNRAIKLKLVVDE, via the coding sequence GTGACAATACCACTTGGACAGGCGGCAGGCGCTGGATACCAGGTGCGTGTAACCAGTACCAACCCTACGTTGACCAGCAGTAGCAGTGCTGCTTTTACGATTACTGCCCTTGGTATAAGCGCACCCACTGTGACCGGGTCTCCATTCTGTGCAGGCACGACATTCAATATTGCCAACAACCTGGCGAACGCCTGTAATTTCGGAGTGGGAAATACCTTTACGGTTCAGCTATCCAATAGCGCCGGAAGTTTTGCCGCGCCCACCACCATTGGTTCCACCGCGTCTGTTACGGCGGGCAATATTTCGGTTACCCTGCCAATTGGGGCAACGGCGGGAGCAGGATACTTGATCCGCGTGGTGAGTTCCAATCCGGTTGTAACGGGCACTAACAGCGCGGCATTTACGATCAGAGACCTCGGATTAAATGCTCCGACCGTGACGGGGTCGCCTTTTTGCTTGGGCGGCACCTACAGCATCACTAATAATCTCAGCAACAGCTGCACGTTTGGGGCAGGCAACATATTCAATGTAGAGCTTTCAGACGGGTCGGGAGGTTTTGCCGCCCCCACAGTCATCGGCACATCGTCCTCCACGAGCGGCGGTGCGATTGGTGTGACAATTCCCACGGGGACGACGCCCGCCGCGGGCTATAGAATGCGTGTTACCAGTACGAACCCAGTATTGACCAGTGCGAACAATGGCGCCAACCTCACCGTCAGCGCGTATGGACTTAACGTGCCGACTTTTGCAGGGACAGCCTTTTGCCCCAACCAGGCCGTCACCGTGAATTACACAGTTCTGAATTCGTGCGGCTTGCCCAACACACCTTCGGCCAATGTTTTTACCGCCCAGTTATCTAACTCCTTTGGAAGTTTTGCCAGTCCTACAGCCATCGGCACAGCAACCTCAAACACGTCAGGCTCCATTAGCGCGACGATACCGGTAGGTGCCATTCCCGGCAATGGCTACCGGATACGCGTTGTGAGCTCTAATCCAGGCCCCGGCCTGATCAGCGCAGACAACGGCACGAACCTGACGGTGAATGCAATCAACTTGACTGCGCCAACCTTTGCGGCGACTACTTTTTGTTCTGGGGCGACCTTTACGCTGAGCTACACCTTTGTGAGCGGTTGTGATTTTATCGCTGGGAATACTTTTACAGCGCAACTCTCCGACGCCTCGGGTAGCTTTGCCTCGCCCACCACCATTGGAACTTCAAGTGCAACCGCGCCGGGGAGTTTCAGCGTAACTATTCCAACAACCACGGCGTCGGGATCCAGCTACCGTATTCGCGTGGTAGCTTCTAACCCTGCCGTGACCAGCCCGGACAACGGCACCAACCTCACGATCAATGCATTCGGCATAAACGCGCCGACATTTGCAGCTACATCGTTTTGCCAGGGCCAGCCATTCACAATAAGTTATACGATTCAAAACGCCTGTGCCTTTCCCAACACGCCCTCGAATAACGTTTTTACGGCACAGTTGTCAGACCCTTTGGGAAGCTTCGCCGCTCCGACGACCCTTGGCACAGTGACCGCCACAGGCCCGGGCACCATTGCAGCGACCATACCTGGGGGAACGGTGGCCGGTACTGCCTATCGCATACGTGTAGTCAGTTCCAACCCGGGTACGGGTGTGATCGGTGCAAATAACGGAGTCGACCTGACCATCAATGCGAGCGCAGGGAACCCGAATGTGTTTGGTACCACCGCGTGGAATGCATATGCATACTCGGGCACTGCTTTTCCCATTACCAACAACACGTATCTGGGTACATATACGGAAACCAATTTGAGTTTTGACTCGCGCAACCGATGGGTCAACACTGCGGGGCCGGGTGCGGCCGATGCTTCTTCGGGTTCAGGCTATGCAGGATGCCCCGTTGGGGCAACAAGCTATTCGGTTAGTTTCAAGCGAACGAACTTTACATGCGGTTACTACCAGATCGACATTCCTGCGCACGATGATGATGTACGATTGTTTATCAACGGAAGCCTGGTGTTCAGTCACATTGCCGGGTGTTGCGATTCGCATACCAATGCGTGGACAGGTTTTCTGAATGCGTCGTCGACTATTGAGTTCCAGTTTTTGAATGGCAGCGGGCCGGGCTATTTGCAAGTGGCCTTTAGTGCAACGGCAAATCCGCTGACGATATCGCCAAATATTGTTCAATGCTCGGCCCCTGTAACGCCGGCTACACTTTCGGTTAGCGCGCCGATTGCATTAACCTATGCCTGGACGCCGACGACCGGTTTGACCCCGGCCAGTGGACTAGGCGCGAACGTGCAGGCTGCTCCCACCACCACGACCACATATACTGCTACCGGCACGGACGCCGCGACAGGCTGCAGTGTAGCGAAAACAGTTACCGTGACCGTTTCAAATGCCACGCCCACACTTACGCTTACTAGCGTGCCGGCCACCATATGTTCGGGCCTGGTGACCTCGACGCTGTCTGTGAGCGGGGCATCTACGTATACTTGGTCGCCATCGGCGGGTTTAAGCGCCACCACGGGAAATGTTGTCACTGCTAATCCGCCGTCGACAACCACTTACACCGCAGTGGGGAACAATGGTTGCGCAGCGCCTGCCGGCAGCGCTTCGGCAATCACCACTGTGACCGTTCAGAACGTGCCCGGTTCGCCGTCGCCTACCACCTTTGGCAATGGCACATGGAATGTTTTTAGCCACAACAACACTACATTAAACGATTACTACGGCTACTACACCGAAAACAACCTCAGCTTTAATACCGCCACGCGATGGGCCGGTGCCAGCGGACCGTCGGTTGCGAATGCGGCTTCCGGTTTAGCATACCAGGGATGTGCGACGGGGACCACAAACTATTCGATGAGCTTCCGCCGCACCAACTTTGCCTGCGGATATTACCAGATCGATATTCCCTATCAGGACGACTACTTAACCCTGTTAATAGACGGTGTGCAGGTATTTCAAAGAAATGCCTTTACTTCTACGCTGCAAAGCAATGTATGGACGGGGTTTCTGGGGCCGACTTCCACCGTAGAGTTTCAGTTGATCAATTTGGGAGGGTCTGGTGCCCTGCAAGTTTCTTTCGTGGCGTCTTCCTCGCGGCCGCAGTCGCTGAACACCGACATTGTGATTTGCGCAGGAACGGGTGCTGCACTTAGCGCCACATCGGCCATCGCAGGCGCTACGTATAGCTGGTCGGCAAGTCCATCCGCTACAATCAGTTTTACGCCTGCGGCCACCGGGTCAAGCCCAACGATTCAAACGACGGGTGCCACGCCAGGCGGAAATTATACCGTCACCAATACATTGACCGATGCAGCGAAGACCGGCTGTTCGACTTCAAAAACTTTTACAATGACAGTCGATCCCCTGCCCAATACGACGGTAGCGCCTACATCGGGTACTGTCAGCTGCCCAACCTCTGGAATTACCTTGACAGCGAGTGGGGCCGCCAGTTATATATGGAGCCCCGCCGCCGGGCTGAGTGCGACCACCGGCTTTTCGGTTGTAGCCACACCGAACGTTACGACCACCTATACGGTGCAAGGCTCCAACAACTGCGCTACCAATTCAGCAACATCGACCATCACGGTGATTCCGCTTGCCTCGGTCTCCACCTTCCCGACAGGGACTTGGAACGTGTACGGCTTTAATTCAACTACCATTGGCACCAGCTATCAAGGCTACTATACAGAAAACGGAAGTGGCGTTACAGGATTAAGTTTTGATACGCGAACAAGGTGGACTTCGGGCGCTGCCCCATCCACCGCAAATACGACAAACGGTGCGGCCTGGTTGGGTTGCACCATGAACGCTACCAACATCAGCCTTAGCTTCAAACGGACGGGATTCACCTGTGGTGTTTATCAACTGGATGTTCCGGCGCACGACGATGATTTTTTCTTGTTCATCAATGGCGTTCAAGTAGCACAGCACGTCGGGTGCTGCGACGCCCACACCAATGTGTGGACAGGTTCTCTGAACGCAAACTCTACGGTGGAGTGGCAAATGAAACAAATCACGGCCGGTTCGTTTCTACAGGTTGCTTTCAGTCTCGTAGCTCAAACTGCCGGCACTTCGGTGTGGCTGGGCGGGACGAGCAACGACTGGTTCACCGCCAGCAACTGGTGCAACGGTGTGCCTACCTCCGCAACCGACGTGCTGATCCTGGCGGCTGGGCCGCAGAACATGCCGGTGATCGCAGGCAGTGGTGCAGTGGCCAGAAATGTTACTATTAGCCCGGCTATTGCGGCGGGTACGTACAACAACGCCATTGCAGCATCCACCCTTACCACCAATGCCTTTAACCTGGATGTGTATGGCAACTGGAACAATGGCGGCACATTTGCGGCCAACACCGGTACGGTGAGTTTTGTGGGCACAAATAGCGGCAACACCGTTGCTACCACTAACCCGCAAACCTTTAATAACCTAGTTATTAATAAAAACAACGGGATTACCTTTTCCTCGGGCACAAACCAAGTACGCGGTGACATGAATTTCACCAATGGAATCGTTACTCAAAATGCGACGCTACAAGTGTTGAACGGGGGTACAGTTTCAGGTGCTTCCAATAGTAGTTTTGTCAATGGGTCCATGACCAAAGTTGGCACCAATGCGTTTACCTTTCCGATTGGCAAAGGTGCATTATATCGGCCGATCGCTATCTCCGCGCCGGCCGTTGCCACTGACGCGTACACGGCACAATACTTCAACACCACGCCAAACGGAGCGTATCCTAACGCCCAACGCGCCGTGACGCTTGATCACGTGAGCAACGCTGAGTATTGGATGTTGAGCAGGACCGCAGGCACCTCTAATGTGAATGTGACGCTGCGTTGGGCAAGCAATAGTGGCGGCGTCGGAAACTTAAGTTCGCTGCGTGTGGCGGCATGGAACGGTTCGTTGTGGACGGATGAAGGAAGCGGCGGCACGACGGGAACCACGACGGCGGGCACGGTGGTAAATGCTGCGCCGTCTATCGTGTACGGTCCATTTACATTCGGGACGACTGACAATGGAAATGCGTTGCCTGTTGAACTCGCAAGTTTTGATTGCGGATTAAATGCCGAAGGGATCGTGGAATTAAAATGGACGACGGCTTCCGAAAGGGAAAGCGATTATTTTGACGTGGAACGAACGGTCGATGCAAAATCGTTTGACGCCATCGGCCGCGTCGAGGCCAGCGGGAACAGTAATGTTAAGGTGAAGTACACGTACCTGGACCTGACGGCGCACGGCGGAATGTTCTACTATCGGCTGAAGCAAGTGGATTTCGACAGAAAGGCCACGTATCATTCTTTGTGCGCAGTGAAAGCCAGCCGCAAAAAAGACGATTTCTCTTTATTTCCCAATCCTGCGTACGGATCGACGAGCATCGACCTGAACGGTTCTATCTGCAATTCCCTAGCGGTTGTCAACAGCCTGGGACAAAAGATTGACGTTGTCTATGCCGTTGTGAATGGGCAGGTTAATATTTCTACTTCAACGCTTGCACGCGGCGTGTATGTGATAGACCTATTTATTGATAACAGAGCGATTAAACTTAAGCTGGTAGTTGATGAATAA
- a CDS encoding HlyD family secretion protein → MLKLSSHHIDKMIPQDKLYSLRALKPPKAGKVLARWLLVLCLIFLVFLFLPWQQNIRGTGKVTALNPMNRPQTIEAVIAGQIRKWHVNEGQSVKKGDTIVTISEVKEKYFDPQLLLRLREQINAKESSLQSKDQKSQALKRQIKALHEGMQNKIDQTKAKLQAEKFRYQNAENLYQRNKKLYEAGNIPLTKFQDIEYKYQGAQADLTNARIEPDRIQAEYLDKINKVESDLSNTLAEIFDGQGELAKYRNEFANTQIRVSQYQILSPQDGTVVKAMKAGLGETIKEGEPVCTIMPIAADVAVELYVKAMDVPLLSKGRKVRIHFDGWPALQFSGWPSVSVGTFAGTVEVIDYVNSRPGEFRVLVVPDAEDLPWPKQLRNGSGIKGWVMLDDVPVWYEIWRQLNGFPPSLYEEPLDEVMKPKIDKQSTESKK, encoded by the coding sequence ATGCTAAAGCTTTCTTCTCATCATATTGACAAGATGATTCCGCAGGACAAGTTATACTCCCTACGAGCACTGAAGCCACCAAAGGCCGGAAAGGTCCTGGCCCGATGGCTCCTTGTCCTCTGTTTGATATTTCTGGTCTTTCTATTCCTACCCTGGCAACAGAACATTCGTGGAACGGGAAAGGTAACAGCCTTGAACCCCATGAACAGACCCCAAACCATTGAGGCCGTCATTGCAGGGCAAATCCGGAAATGGCATGTAAACGAGGGGCAATCCGTTAAAAAAGGGGACACCATAGTCACCATCAGCGAAGTAAAAGAGAAATACTTCGACCCGCAGCTCCTCCTTCGGCTACGCGAACAGATCAACGCCAAAGAGAGCAGTCTTCAATCCAAAGATCAAAAGTCCCAGGCCTTGAAACGTCAGATCAAAGCACTACATGAGGGCATGCAGAATAAAATAGATCAGACTAAGGCCAAGCTGCAAGCAGAGAAATTCAGATACCAAAACGCTGAAAATCTCTATCAGCGTAACAAGAAATTGTACGAAGCCGGAAACATTCCACTGACCAAATTTCAGGACATCGAGTATAAGTATCAAGGCGCGCAAGCGGACCTCACAAACGCAAGGATTGAGCCCGATAGAATTCAAGCCGAATACCTGGATAAAATCAATAAAGTAGAGTCTGATTTAAGCAACACCCTTGCAGAAATCTTCGATGGCCAGGGTGAATTGGCCAAATACCGGAATGAATTTGCCAACACGCAGATACGTGTCAGTCAATATCAAATCCTTTCACCCCAAGACGGCACGGTGGTAAAGGCCATGAAGGCCGGGCTAGGTGAAACCATCAAGGAAGGAGAGCCTGTCTGTACCATTATGCCCATAGCCGCCGACGTGGCTGTGGAACTATACGTGAAAGCCATGGACGTTCCCTTGTTAAGCAAAGGCAGAAAGGTAAGAATTCATTTCGATGGGTGGCCCGCCCTTCAGTTTTCGGGTTGGCCAAGTGTTTCGGTTGGGACCTTCGCCGGAACAGTTGAAGTGATCGACTACGTTAACTCTAGGCCTGGCGAGTTCCGAGTTCTGGTAGTACCCGATGCAGAAGACCTGCCGTGGCCTAAACAACTCAGAAATGGCTCAGGAATAAAAGGATGGGTAATGCTTGATGACGTGCCCGTATGGTATGAAATCTGGAGACAGCTCAACGGATTCCCCCCCAGCCTCTACGAAGAACCTTTGGACGAAGTCATGAAGCCAAAAATTGATAAACAATCTACCGAAAGTAAAAAGTAA